CTGAAAGTGGGAACTGCTCAAGCAACGAGCGATGCGCCGAAATAACGGCACCATACAACGCTGGAATTCAGGTAATTGGGTTGCTTCCAAAACCTCCTCCAGCTCACTGAGGAACATAACTTCCTTTGTACTGTTGGTGATTGGCCAGTACTTAACTAAACCCCTAACTACAGTATCTGCAAGCTTACTATCCTTCTCAACAAACTGAGTAATGCAATAAGATAACTGTTGATGGTACGTAGACAAGCACTTTGGTTTGTGGAGGGGAATAAGGACACGAACAAGGAACAACTTATGCTCTTCCTTTAGAGGTAAAGCAAACCCATTAATGATACTACCCAAAACTTCCAAAAGCTCAGCAACCCCATTAAACTTCTCagtttcaaagataaaacgatAGAAAATGTTGTTTATTGATTTCCTAATAAACGGGCGATGCACCATAAACTTACCATAGATGCGATGAAGAATTGTTTTCAAATACTCCCTCTCTCTAGGATCTTCAGAATCAAAATTATCTAACAACTTGATGATAAAACCATGATCTATATACCTTTTGGCAAGCTTTGTGTCTGTCTCAGGAGACGCTATAAACCTTAAGAAGAGCTCGTAAACAATCTGCAAGTGAGGCCATGCAGGATCCATAGAAGGCTCCTCCTCTTCCAAATCATAAGCCTCTAAAGCCTTATTATCACGGGGTTGGGTAGCAGGTGACCTAAATAAATTTGCAGACACCATCTTAATGAGTTCTTGCATAGCGTTTTCTGTAAATTTACCACTAGCAGAGCTTATATAATCCACAAGCTCAAGCAATGTCTGTCTCTTAATCTCCTTTTCTTTCAGGTTCTTTGTGGGGTCAGTGAAATCAAAAAAATGACAACACAAGTGAACCTTTCTTATAAACAAATTCTGCTTCTCAGAACTTGGAACATCCCTAAAACTAGGCAATGCCTCAAACGGATTTGCAGCGTAGTTGTCATTTGCAGTTAAATCCTCTGCAAATTTAACACCAGAATTTGAAGATGGATGGA
This sequence is a window from Spinacia oleracea cultivar Varoflay chromosome 1, BTI_SOV_V1, whole genome shotgun sequence. Protein-coding genes within it:
- the LOC110793833 gene encoding serine/threonine protein phosphatase 2A 57 kDa regulatory subunit B' theta isoform; protein product: MIKQILGRLPKKPSKSADARDPLSSNVLAGAKTGDSTGHKSGNGKDVPQQGFHPSSNSGVKFAEDLTANDNYAANPFEALPSFRDVPSSEKQNLFIRKVHLCCHFFDFTDPTKNLKEKEIKRQTLLELVDYISSASGKFTENAMQELIKMVSANLFRSPATQPRDNKALEAYDLEEEEPSMDPAWPHLQIVYELFLRFIASPETDTKLAKRYIDHGFIIKLLDNFDSEDPREREYLKTILHRIYGKFMVHRPFIRKSINNIFYRFIFETEKFNGVAELLEVLGSIINGFALPLKEEHKLFLVRVLIPLHKPKCLSTYHQQLSYCITQFVEKDSKLADTVVRGLVKYWPITNSTKEVMFLSELEEVLEATQLPEFQRCMVPLFRRIARCLSSSHFQVAERALYLWSNDHVENLIKQNRKTILPIIFPALEKNCRTHWNQAVQSLTQNVRKIFSDADLELFEECMRKFEEDEAKEKERKEKQEATWRRLEEVIITQHKNTETLLAPPQNTVAQTVAS